The genomic stretch gatgcccccgtggttcacccctgcatattttaagaagactcaagctgtctaagcttggggatgcccaaggcatccccttcttcatcgacaacatcatcaggttcctcccctgaaattatatttttattcaatcacatcttgtgttctttacttggagcgtcggtttgttttcatttttgttttttgtttgaataaaatggatcctagcattcactttgtgggagagagacacgctccgctgttgcatatggacacatgtgtccttaggctttactcataatgttcaaggcgaagtttcttcttcgttaatttgttatatggttggaattggaaaatgctacatgtagtaattctaaaatgtcttggataatgtgatacttggcaattgttgtgctcatgtttaagctcttgcatcatatgctttgcacccattaatgaagaaatacatagagcttgctaaaatttgatttgcatatttggtttctctaaggtctagataatatctagtattgagttttgaacaacaaggaagacagtgtagagtcttataatgtttacaatatgtcttttatgtgagttttgctgcacttgttcatccttgagtttgcttcaaataaccttgctagcctaaaccttgtatcgagagggaatacttctcatgcatccaaaatccttgagccaactactatgccatttgtgtccaccatacctacctactacatggtatttctccgccattccaaagtaaattgcttgagtgctacctttaaaattccatcattcacctttgcaatatatagctcatgggacaaaatagccttaaaaactatcgtagtattgaatatgtacttatgcactttatattttattaagttgcttgttgtgcgataaccatgtttcggggaacgccatcaactattgttgaatatcatgtgagttgctatgcatgtccgtcttgtccgaaggtctatcattttagtggttggagcatgcaaaattgttagagaagaacattgggccgctaactaaagccatgaaccatggttgaagtttcagttttggacatatatcctcaatctcatatgagaacaataatcattgctacatgcttatgcatttaagaggagtccattatctgttgtccatgttgtcccggtatggatgtctaagttgagaataatcaaaagcgagaaatccgaaatgcgagcatggaggtacccctttgtgacacttggttgaaacatggcatgcgaagacccggtagtccaagttaagtaggacgaggtgcgggcactattagtatactatgcgtgaggcttgcaacttgtaagatataattttcataactcatatgctttattactaccgttgacaaaattgtttcatgttttcaaaataaaagctctagcacaaatacaagcaatcgatgctttcctctttgaaggacctttcttttacttttattgttgagtcagtttacctatctccttccaccctaagaagcaaacacttgtgtgaactgtgcattgattcctacatatttgcatattgcacttgttatattactttatgttgacaatatccatgagatatacatgttataagttgaaagcaaccgctgaaacttaatcttcctatgtgttgcttcaacacctttactttgatttattgctttatgagttaactcttatgcaagacttattgatgcttgtcttgaagtactattcatgaaaagtctttgctttatgattcagttgtttactcatgtcattacctttgctttgatcgctgcattcattacatatgtttacaaatagtatgatcaagattatgatggcatgtcacttcggaaattatctttgttatcgttttacctcgctcgggacgagcgtaactaagcttggggatgccgatacgtctccaacgtatcgataatttcttatgttccatgctactttattgatgatacttacatgttttatgcacattatatgtcatatttatgcattttccggaactaacctattaacaagatgccgaagagccgcttgtcgttttcgctgtttttggtttcgaaatcctagtaaagaaatattcttggaattggacgaaactttcgcccgtggtcctatttttgcacgaagcttccgtaagaccgaagacctaacgaagtggggccacgaggcggccgggagggaggccggcgcgtcccgagccccggccgcgccgacctgcccccgggcccctcgtgtggcccccgcgttgaccctccgcctacttaaagcttccgtcgcgaaacccccgcatcgagagccacgatacggaaaaccttacagagacgccgccgccgcgaatcccatctcgggggattctcggagatcgcctccggcaccccgccggagaggggattcatctcccgggaggactctacaccgccatggtcgcctccggagtgatgagtgagtagttcacccctggaccatgggtccatagcagtagctagatggtcgtcttctccttgttgtgcttcattgttagatcttgtgagctgcctaacatgatcaagatcatctatatgtaattctatatgttgtgtttgtcgggatccgatggatagagagtactatgattatggtgattatcaatctattgttcatgtgttgtttatgatcttgcatgctctccgttactagtagaggctctggccaagtttttactcttaactccaagagggagtatttatgctcgatagtgggttcatgcctccattgaactgcaggacggtgacgtaaagttctaaggttgtggatgtgctgttgccactagggataaaacattgatgctatgtctaaggatgtagttgttgattacattacgcaccatacttaatgcaattgtcctgttgctttgcaacttaatactggagggggttcggatgataacctgaaggtggactttttaggcatagatgcagttggatggcggtctatgtactttgtcgtaatgcccaattaaatctcactatatttatcatatcatgtttatgcattgttatgcctttctctatttgtcaattgcccgactgtaatttgttcacccaacatgcttttatcttatgggagagacacctctagtgaactcgtggaccccggtcctattctttacatagcatacaatctaccgcaattgtgtttactcgttttctttgcaaacatcttccactcgatacgtttaatcctttgttacgagcaagccggtgagattgacaacctcactgtttcgttgggacaaagtacttgggttgtgttgtgcagtgttccgcgttggcgccggaatcctcggtgttgcgccgcatcacatttcgcgaccatcaaccttcaacgtgcttcttggctcctactggttcgattaaaccttggtttcatactgagggaaacttgcttctatacgcatcataccttccacttggggttcccaacggacgtgtgcatctacgcgtatcacccctcgcaccggcgagaagcggaggggatggcgctccatcccaccaccagccaccaccggtgtGCCGCCGCCGGGAGGCAAGGGAGGCCGCAACACAGGGGCCACCGTCACCCCTCCATCCTCCGACCACCGCCGCCCCGCCATCACACGGGAGGCCGgaagtccaccgccgccgcccaccatcACGGGAGGAAggaagccgccgccgctgcatcaAGAAGAGGACCCAGCCGCCGTCCCCACCACACCATGAgggaagcccgccgccgccgccacgccccgcggcctttgctcggcggcgccgccggcggcggcgggaggagctagGGTTTCTGGGTCGGGAGGGTCGGGAGCCTCGGTGTGGTTACATGTTTGGCTGTTTGGCTCTTCTAATCTACGGTTCTCATAATTGgcgatggttgttgctctggtgAGTTGGTCCTTTGAGGCCTTAGTGCGATGACTTCTCGTCCGTCTACTACAACAAACTCTATTTCGACAAGGTTTGCCAAGCTCTGGTGAAGAAGGGGTTGTTGTTGTCTTTACTATGTGGTCCAAAgacctatttataatttttgTTACCTTTAGTATTCTTTGTAttgttgttgatgatattaatagCTTGATAGATCACCCTAAAATGATTAATTATGCCAAAAAAAATTATGCCACTTCTCTCGCCATGTTCCAAACATTTTCTTATTTGAGTTTGAAGATGGACTTGGTTTTGTGATATGCACTTATACACTCATTTTATGGCTGCAATCGCGATAGATATTCAGTACGCTTGTATCGCCGATATTTCTGAATTTTTAGTCGCAATTTTTAGTTGCTATGAGTATACGATGCCTAATTTTTCTAGAAGATTTTTTGTGTTTGGCAAAAACAATAATTGGTATAGCTTTCTTAGCTGTTGAAAAATGCCACCGCTAAGAAGCATACCGGTTGTTTTAAACTTTGATCATGAGTGGCTTCGCCTATGATcaaggaaacaacaacaacaacaacaacataatATTTTGACTCATAGGTCCTGATGCACTTATTATAAAAGtacattttaaatatattttcaaatgtcaaaaaattctgaacaaAAATTTCCAGATATTCTATGTTTGCACACAAagttttttggaaaaaaaaagacaATTTGTGGAACTATGCTAGGCATATTAGTGGAGAACACTATTTTTACGAAATTTTGTGTGCGGGCATAGATAGAATGTTCGGATATAGAACTgaatatttttttcagaatttttttatattttataaaTTATTTTTTAAACAATGGATGCATCCACATCTATAAGCCAAAGTGTATCTCCGCAATGATGGTTCTTTCTGTCCTAAGCAAACTCTGGAGATCAGTTCAGAAATCTTTTTTTCTTCATTCACGGCTCTTGTTGCCAGCGAATGGTGCCGTGCGTGAGCTAGTTGCCAAGTCAAGAGTGAACGTCACATATACACGGATGTATATATATGTTCACAATCTGGCGACGGAAACAGATAAATGATTGGCTTGAAACGGAAGAGACTTCTTCTGTTCCGCTGTTTTATATACACAAGGACCTCTTCATCCTTAGCTTTGCCCGTAAGGAATCACTGCGATGAAGAGATATTAACGGGGAGGTGACGAAATTCCAGTGCTGAACGAACCACGGATATGAGTTGTCAGCGCCTGATGATTTGCCAATTGTATGTGGAAGCATTCAACCGGACTTCCACCGATTCGCCAACTCGTGGAGGAAAGATATAAATATTCGTGCGTGAGATAAAGATCGTGTTCGTACACCACGCACATTTCTTGAGATTCCTCAAGAAAATGTTAGTTAACAAGCTCAGTCAATGCATTGCCATGTCAAATCCTGGCTTGCTTTAACAAGCTACAAAAGGGAACTATACTAAGCTATCAATAGTAGTGGAGCACACCATGAGCCTGTGATCTGTCAACAGCCCCATTCACGTCTCATTGCATTTTCTTTTCACGATTTTTTTAATGAAATGTCTCCTAGCTTATGTTTACTCTAGGCTGGTTCTTCCTCTTTCGGCTGACAACATATAGAAAAACGAGTGGAAGTTTTCAGAGAGAAGAAATTGCAAACTACCAAACTGCTTCTTGTCCATGTATTACATGATCAGAAGAACAAGAGATGCAGGGGCTGATAAAATAGAGTTTCGAGTTGACCTACTAGCATGTTCTGCGTCTGACTTCGCAAAGGGGGAGAGACGACCTTGGACAAAGTCATGTGGCATCACCACGAGAAGTTGCCCAACAGTTTCTGGATCCCACTACTTCATGATCCAGCATCATGCACAATCCAGCACCCATGAGAGATTGATAATTGTAGGTTCAGATGCCTCATTATATGTCATCCTCCAGGGGGGAGGAGGCCTGAACCTGCACATAAACACACTGTACTTCACATTAACCTAACCAGACGCAGCTTATTTCGGTTGCTGCTGCTAGTACTAATTAAGCACAACTAGGCTAATCCGACGTCATGTAATGTTACATCACCGAATCTAGGAGCACCCAAAATCACGTCTGAAAGTTTATCTTTCTCAGGCTGCCTTGTCTACGCATGCTTTATGTTGATACAAATACTATACCGCAGTACTGTACCGACCAACCAACTCAGGCAGGAACTGGCCACCAACTGAGTGCGATTTGAGCACTCAGCAGCCCTAAATCTCTTCGCATCCATCTCACCGCACCTAGTATATGATAATGAAAAAACACCAGATCGGCCATGCAAAATCGAAAACGATGTTCCGCGTCGTTTCAGGGGAAGATCGCTTTCGTTCTTGCCATCGGCATACCTAACAGTAGTCTGAAATCAAGAGGAACCTGCCCCAAGAGCCTCCCAGATGAAGGAGAAAGCAACGGCAACCCAAAGATGGACAATGACACCATGTGCCAACTGCTGAATGATGTCTGTGCTTAGAGTTTAGGGTTGCCAAAAAGGTCCCCAGGAGATGCAGGTTCCATCAGGAGAAGGGAAGAGTTAAAAGCAACAGGGCTAGAGAGACAGGCATGTAAAAGGATGATGAAAATAACAGAACTGGGGAGCTGTGAATGAAACGCTAACAGCAAGAAGGGCCAGGCAATGTGCAGACATATTGCTGCCATGGTAACTTCTGCACATCTACATGATTGTCTGTTCTTCCAAAAAGAAGATGATGCGGCCTATTCAACAGAACTTCACAAGAACTCCCGAGATTTCAGATGCAGGTTTCATCAGGAGAGGCAAGAAGTTAAAGCAATAGGGTCACAGAGGGCATGTGAAGGGATGTAAATTACCAGAACAGGGGAACCGTGCATGAAATGCTGCCTGCAAGAAGTGGACCAACAAATGTGCAGACATATTGACGCCACTTTTGCACACCCACATGATATAGATCGGCATCCAGTGGACATTTAAGGATCGTCTGTTCTCTGAAAAGAAGATGATGCAGCCTATTCAACGAACCTTCACAAAGATTCCACGACTTGTATGAAAGCAAGTACTAAGAAAAACTGTCGACCCCAAATGACCAGATCTTCTTTTGTCATGCTTAAAAAATGGGTAGTCTTTTGGTTGCCACCTTAGCTTTATTATACACAAGACACAAATGACCAATTCTAAAGGATTATTGTCGGTAAGCAGAGCAACTTATCCCAAAAGACTTGCAAGAAGTACAGTACATGTAACCTCTGTTCAACAGGCTACCAAGCATAATAACATAGACAAAGGCATACCCACCCACCCACCGCATGAGTACATTGCAAGGTTACAACCTGAGCGGTAACATTATCAGATTACTTTCGATGCAACAGTAACTAGTAGATTATTGTTGAGGAAGGATATTTTTATAGAATACTAGCTAATCCTTCCTTCTTGACAGGCGGCCTATTCCCAGGGAACGCAGTGCGGGATACATCAACAAGAGCCTTGAAGCTGTATGGCTCATGCATCGACAGCTCTGAAAGAACCTTCCTGTTGAGTTGGACATTCTCCTTTACCAGTCCATGCATGAAGTTGCCATAGTTCACCTGGACAGTTAAGACAATATATTAAACACAAGTgcgtaaagtagcaaaataaaaaatgcAAGAACTTATGAATTGGTATCTTATTCTGCCAGCACAAAGGGATACATCATACATGGGACATGGCTGAACATGAGAATGCAAGAAACTCATTTCCTTGTAAAGCCTAATATGGCAATGGATACATACCCCATGGAGCCTTGTGCCAGCATTGATGCGCTCGATCCAGAGAGATCGCATGTCCCTTTTCTTGTTGCGCCGATCCCTGTATGAATATTGCAATGCTTTTTCCACACGCTCCCTGGCTATTCTTATGCAGTTTTTAGCCCTTCCTCTGAAACCCTTGGCTAACTTGAAAATCTTCCCCTTGTTCATCTTCGAGTTCTGGACTCACACACTATGTCCTCCCTACATTCGCAACATCAAGACACAATGGACGAATTATCAAGTAATGTGATAAGAATTCAGACTGCACATATACCTTACGAAAGTTATTCCCTGGGTACAGAATGCATATACAAATGAGACATATCAGGAGATAATTTCTGTAactagcttcatcgacaccgtatacAACCAGCGACAGTTATTTGATCTTCTATTctgtctgtagaaaatttatcctGATAAAAGGGATGAATTTAATCTGCACTTTTCTAAAGTATGACACAAGCTGTATGATGTTCAGCAATCAATTCCCTTATCTCTGTACAAAAGGGTTAATTAGTTTTGCACATAGCCTTGCACTATCATAAGTTTATCCCACTAACCCACCGTATGGCAGCAATTAATAACCTACTTATGACACCATATAATGTGTTATCACAAACAATCTCAGACAATGGGTCACCAACATATAATCTATGTGTTTTGATAGCTGTCAATTAACAGACACTGCGATAAAATGCAACTAGCGCAATTCTCATCACTCAAATTACACGGTAAAACTACTAGATACTGCAAGTCTGCAACAAACATAATCTCGTCCAAGTCAAATATTTTGCACCAGTTACAGCACTTGCCATGTGGTTTGCCGGATATAATCTCACCTAAATATACGTATATTTGTCCCAAAATGGACAAACCTTTGGGACTGCACCTTGCAAATTTATGCCGATGCCTGCAGGCCTCACCCATCAGAATTCAGAACAATCTAGTCTGCAGTTGCCCCTACAATCCAAATCCAAGCGAATGTTCCCAGCTATGAATCCCGTCACATATCGGGCCTAGTAAAGATTCCCTCGGTTCCTCTCGTTAGGGTTTATCTCGACCAAAAAATCCGGCAGCTACTAACGAATCTCCTACCACCTACGGATCTCCCGCGCCTAGAACCCTAGCGCTGAGGTTCGGCACATGAGAAATAAGCATCACAAACACAATCTGGAGTTATATTGTGCAGTGAATACCTTTCTAGACGGCTACACTCCCTGCGGCAACGACCTCGGCGCCGCGAAATGTTCAGGCCTTGGCAAAGCAGCGAGggaggacggtggcggcggccggcggcgagatggTTACCTGATGTTGTGGGGGAATGGGAGGAGTAGACTCTCTGTTCAGACGCGCTGAATGGGCCGCATGGTCTTTACACGGGTAACGGGTTAGGTTCGTGGTCCGTTCAGTAATGGGCTCTACTGGGTGACCTCGCTGAACAGCCCATTTGTGTGGTAGAAGACTAGAGTACAGATTTGTATGCTCAAAAACAAATTTAGATTTTCACATTTTTGCATTAACGTGAGTGTATTTTTATGGCATAATAAAATAATTACAAAATCTCCATAGTTTTTATAGAAATTTTAGTTTTCTAATAttaccaaagaaaaaaaaagagaatacaAATCAGACTCTTCCTTTCTACACTACAACCTCCGCCCTAAATTATAATTTGAATTATTTTTCATGTTGTCTATCTTATAAAATTTGACCACCAATATGCGCAGGAGTAAATGGATTGTgtatgtaataataatattgttaCTTTTTCTTGTAAAGtactttatgtcatatatatatactcatttaCTAAATTGTGTTACATTATAAGTTAAAATCATGATCAAAGTTGTATGGAGACTATGAAAAATAAAATTAGGCCTATATCTTCAGAAGGATGGAACAAAAAGGATATTATTTTATTCATTTCCTTTTCTATACATTTTGGTGGGGATTTATCATTTTCAACTTTATGTATTGTTATACACAATCTGCCATTCCCGATGATTTTTTTCATCGATCATCCAAATTTACCCCTCCAAAAATGCTTTTGCGTACACTTTGTTACATGTGTTTTCGTTTGAGGGACGGTCCGATTTTATTACTCAACCCAGCTAATAAAATACTCCCTTTGTCTATGGATACACACCACTAGATATTTTGTGCCATTATGGCTCGTAatattttttgcgaaaattcccaccaatctattaataatcattaaTAGTAGTACAAATAACTTGAAAAGTAATATAAATTACAAATAGGTActtgaccacctagcgacgactacgaaCACTAGCACGAGCCAAATGCGCACAaccgtcctcgccctgcatcaCCAGAGCCGGGCAAAGTTATCGTAATAGAGTTTGTTGTAGTAGATCGATAAACGGGAAGTCGTTGTGCTAAGGCCACAAAGGACCAGTGCACTGAGCAATAACCATCGTCAATGATAACAACCATAGATCGGAAGAGG from Lolium rigidum isolate FL_2022 chromosome 4, APGP_CSIRO_Lrig_0.1, whole genome shotgun sequence encodes the following:
- the LOC124649817 gene encoding 50S ribosomal protein L20-like, whose translation is MNKGKIFKLAKGFRGRAKNCIRIARERVEKALQYSYRDRRNKKRDMRSLWIERINAGTRLHGVNYGNFMHGLVKENVQLNRKVLSELSMHEPYSFKALVDVSRTAFPGNRPPVKKEGLASIL